A window from Pseudomonas sp. MRSN 12121 encodes these proteins:
- a CDS encoding 16S rRNA (uracil(1498)-N(3))-methyltransferase: MRLSRFFIDAPLSLGEHELPEAQAHYIGRVLRMAEGDALQLFDGSGHEFRGTLLEVGKKRVVVRLDESFAGQVESPLQIHLGQGLSRGERMDWAIQKATELGVNDITPIFSERCEVRLKDERADKRLAHWRQVAISACEQCGRSRVPVIHPPVLLADWIKQTQADLKLVLHPVAEPLESHAKPATLAFLIGPEGGLSDAEVAQAQDAGFLPARLGPRVLRTETAPVVALAVAQQLWGDF; this comes from the coding sequence ATGAGACTGTCCCGCTTCTTTATCGACGCCCCCCTGAGCCTCGGCGAACACGAACTGCCGGAGGCCCAGGCCCACTACATCGGGCGCGTGCTGCGCATGGCCGAAGGCGATGCGCTGCAACTGTTCGACGGTTCGGGCCACGAATTTCGCGGCACGCTGCTGGAAGTCGGCAAGAAACGCGTGGTGGTCCGGCTCGACGAAAGCTTCGCCGGGCAGGTCGAGTCGCCGCTACAGATCCACCTCGGCCAGGGCCTGTCCCGGGGCGAGCGCATGGACTGGGCGATTCAGAAAGCCACTGAACTGGGGGTGAACGACATTACCCCGATTTTCAGCGAACGCTGCGAAGTGCGTCTGAAGGACGAACGCGCCGACAAGCGCCTGGCCCACTGGCGCCAGGTGGCCATCAGCGCCTGCGAGCAATGCGGGCGCTCGCGGGTGCCGGTGATTCATCCGCCGGTGTTGCTGGCCGACTGGATCAAGCAGACCCAGGCCGACCTCAAGCTGGTGCTGCACCCGGTGGCCGAGCCGCTGGAGAGCCATGCCAAGCCTGCGACCCTGGCATTCCTGATCGGGCCGGAAGGCGGCTTGTCCGACGCCGAAGTGGCCCAGGCCCAGGACGCGGGCTTTTTGCCGGCGCGCCTCGGCCCACGGGTACTGCGCACCGAAACCGCGCCAGTGGTGGCGCTGGCGGTGGCGCAGCAGCTCTGGGGCGATTTCTGA
- a CDS encoding transporter substrate-binding domain-containing protein — MQKITLLGCALGLLLGSPLYASEAPLTGTLGKIANAGSITLGYRDASVPFSYVGDSSGKPMGYSVDLANKVVERIRQQLALPHLAVKYNLVTSQTRIPLVQNGTVDLECGSTGVTAERQKQVAFSYGFIYVKGQLLTAKDSGIKSFADLRGKNVVTTAGTTNERFLKSYNVEHKIDMFVISAKDHGEAFQMLQSGRAAAFYMDDALLYGERAKARDPHNWVVVGEEQSREIYSCMVRKDDPQFLELVNATLADLYRSGEINGIYQRWFEQPIPPKGLNLEFPMTSELKAIIAKPVSDPVE; from the coding sequence ATGCAAAAAATCACGTTGCTCGGCTGCGCCCTCGGCCTGTTGCTCGGCTCCCCGCTGTACGCCAGCGAGGCGCCGCTGACCGGCACCCTGGGCAAGATCGCCAATGCCGGCAGTATTACCCTGGGTTATCGCGATGCGTCGGTGCCGTTTTCCTATGTGGGCGACAGCAGCGGCAAGCCGATGGGCTATTCGGTGGACCTGGCGAACAAGGTGGTCGAGCGCATCCGCCAACAGCTGGCGCTGCCGCACCTGGCGGTGAAGTACAACCTGGTGACCTCGCAGACCCGTATCCCGCTGGTGCAGAACGGCACCGTGGACCTGGAGTGCGGCTCCACCGGGGTCACCGCCGAACGGCAGAAGCAGGTGGCGTTTTCCTACGGTTTCATCTACGTCAAAGGCCAGTTGCTGACCGCCAAGGACAGCGGGATCAAGAGCTTTGCCGACCTGCGCGGCAAGAACGTGGTGACCACCGCCGGCACCACCAACGAACGTTTCCTCAAGAGCTACAACGTCGAGCACAAGATCGACATGTTCGTGATCAGCGCCAAGGACCACGGCGAAGCCTTCCAGATGCTGCAATCCGGTCGCGCCGCGGCGTTCTACATGGATGACGCGCTGCTCTACGGCGAACGGGCCAAGGCCCGCGATCCGCACAACTGGGTGGTGGTGGGCGAGGAGCAGTCACGGGAAATCTACAGCTGCATGGTGCGCAAGGACGACCCGCAGTTCCTCGAACTGGTGAACGCCACCCTGGCCGACCTGTACCGCTCAGGGGAGATCAACGGCATCTACCAGCGCTGGTTCGAGCAGCCGATTCCGCCCAAGGGCCTGAACCTGGAATTCCCGATGACCAGCGAGCTGAAGGCGATCATCGCCAAGCCAGTGAGCGATCCGGTGGAGTAG
- a CDS encoding RidA family protein has protein sequence MTIQRLHSNDRLSGVVSFADLLFLSGQVPGAALDASGQTREVLAKIDALLAEAGSDKDHLLSATIYLKDIQRDFAAMNEVWSAWLSPGQAPSRTTVQAALARPEILVEITVIAARR, from the coding sequence ATGACTATCCAGCGTCTTCACAGCAACGACCGTCTCAGCGGCGTGGTGAGCTTCGCCGATCTGCTGTTCCTCTCCGGCCAGGTACCGGGCGCGGCCCTGGATGCCAGCGGCCAGACCCGCGAAGTGCTGGCCAAGATCGACGCCTTGCTGGCCGAGGCCGGCAGCGACAAGGATCATCTGCTGAGCGCGACCATCTACCTGAAAGACATCCAGCGCGACTTCGCGGCGATGAACGAGGTGTGGTCGGCCTGGTTGTCCCCGGGGCAGGCGCCGAGCCGTACCACGGTGCAGGCCGCGCTGGCGCGCCCGGAAATCCTGGTGGAAATCACTGTCATCGCGGCTCGCCGCTAA
- a CDS encoding D-amino acid dehydrogenase yields the protein MAQRVCIIGGGVIGLASAYALVREGFDVSLVEARDAFASQTSFANGGQLSYRYVAPLADAGVPWQALGWMLRGDSPLKLRPRLDPAQWRWMAGFLAACRGSVNRRNGAHLLRLALLSQATLQRWRDDDGLDGFHWRRNGKLVTFRETASFEHARHGLADPRQQQVLSAAECVQLEPALGGAPFVGGIFTPDEEVADCHAFCQQLVARLRASGRCQLLTGRAVTGIRQAGGQVRAIELGDEVLAVDQLILAAGHRSGELALPGLKLPLYPLKGYSLSVPIGAQHRAPEISITDYNRKIVYARIGQQLRVAAMVDIVGFDPALDPKRLALMQRQARETFAHAGDYDAAVEWAGMRPATPSGVPLIGATGYRNLWLNLGHGALGFTLACGSGQLLAELLGQRRTSIDMQGLAPHAA from the coding sequence ATGGCACAGCGGGTTTGCATCATCGGCGGCGGGGTCATCGGCCTGGCCAGCGCCTACGCCCTGGTTCGCGAGGGGTTCGACGTCAGCCTGGTGGAGGCACGGGACGCCTTCGCCAGCCAGACCAGCTTCGCCAACGGCGGCCAGCTGTCGTACCGCTACGTGGCGCCGCTGGCCGACGCCGGCGTGCCCTGGCAGGCCCTGGGCTGGATGCTGCGCGGCGACTCGCCGCTGAAACTGCGCCCGCGCCTGGACCCGGCCCAATGGCGCTGGATGGCCGGGTTCCTGGCGGCCTGCCGCGGCTCGGTGAACCGGCGCAACGGCGCGCACCTGCTGCGCCTGGCGCTGTTGAGCCAGGCCACCTTGCAGCGCTGGCGCGACGACGATGGGCTCGACGGTTTCCACTGGCGGCGCAACGGCAAGCTGGTGACCTTCCGTGAAACCGCCAGTTTCGAGCACGCGCGCCACGGCCTGGCCGATCCGCGCCAGCAGCAGGTGCTGTCCGCCGCCGAGTGCGTGCAGCTGGAACCGGCCCTCGGCGGCGCGCCCTTTGTCGGCGGCATCTTTACCCCGGACGAGGAGGTGGCCGACTGTCACGCCTTCTGCCAGCAACTGGTGGCGCGCCTGCGGGCCTCCGGGCGCTGCCAGCTGCTGACGGGGCGTGCGGTCACCGGGATTCGCCAGGCGGGCGGCCAGGTCCGGGCCATCGAGCTGGGCGACGAGGTGCTGGCGGTGGACCAGCTGATTCTCGCCGCCGGGCATCGCAGCGGCGAACTGGCGCTGCCCGGGCTCAAGCTGCCGCTGTACCCGCTCAAGGGCTACAGCCTCAGCGTGCCGATCGGCGCGCAACACCGGGCGCCGGAGATCAGCATCACCGATTACAACCGCAAGATCGTCTACGCGCGGATCGGCCAGCAGCTGCGGGTGGCGGCCATGGTCGATATCGTCGGCTTCGACCCGGCCCTGGACCCGAAAAGACTAGCGCTGATGCAGCGCCAGGCGCGGGAAACCTTCGCCCATGCCGGCGATTACGATGCCGCCGTCGAATGGGCCGGCATGCGCCCGGCGACCCCTAGCGGCGTGCCGCTGATCGGCGCCACCGGCTACCGCAACCTGTGGCTCAACCTGGGCCATGGCGCCCTGGGCTTCACCCTGGCCTGTGGCAGCGGGCAACTGCTGGCCGAACTGCTCGGCCAGCGCCGTACTTCCATCGACATGCAGGGGCTCGCGCCCCATGCCGCCTGA
- a CDS encoding LysR family transcriptional regulator produces MRLRHIEIFQAIRQTGSISGAAQLLHVSQPAVTKVLQHAEQQLGFPLFLRVKGKLQATPEALELEREVDKVSESLQGVRRLAQSLRREPGHSLRIGATPALALSLLPPAISEWTRRYPDILCELSSAHSRELVQNLLMREIDVALTLQRPDHPGLTAQALASGVLVALAPLDYWPLAARGTPLSLLELAGAPLIGLSSADPLAAKLDGYLKAVEPAPRVSIAVQTYSLARAMVESGAGLAVIDPFTALGASPASTAIRPLTPALPITLYAVTRAAEALPHTLRSLLEIFGGRAQEQLDRLMTGD; encoded by the coding sequence ATGCGACTGCGCCATATCGAGATTTTCCAGGCCATCCGCCAGACCGGTTCGATCAGCGGCGCGGCGCAATTGCTGCACGTTTCCCAGCCGGCGGTGACCAAGGTGTTGCAACACGCCGAACAGCAGCTGGGCTTCCCGCTGTTCCTGCGGGTCAAGGGCAAGCTGCAGGCCACCCCGGAGGCCCTGGAGCTGGAGCGCGAGGTCGACAAGGTCAGCGAAAGCCTGCAAGGGGTGCGGCGCCTGGCCCAGAGCCTGCGCCGCGAACCGGGCCACAGCCTGCGCATCGGCGCCACCCCGGCGCTGGCCCTGTCGCTGCTGCCGCCGGCCATCAGCGAATGGACCCGGCGCTACCCGGATATCCTCTGCGAGCTGTCCAGCGCCCACAGCCGCGAACTGGTGCAGAACCTGCTGATGCGCGAGATCGACGTCGCCCTGACCCTGCAACGCCCGGATCACCCGGGGCTGACCGCCCAGGCCCTGGCCAGCGGGGTGCTGGTGGCGCTGGCGCCGCTGGATTACTGGCCCCTGGCGGCCCGGGGCACGCCGCTGTCCTTGCTGGAACTGGCGGGCGCGCCGTTGATCGGCCTGTCCAGCGCCGACCCGCTGGCGGCGAAACTCGACGGTTACCTGAAAGCCGTGGAGCCGGCGCCGCGGGTCAGCATCGCGGTGCAGACCTATTCCCTGGCCCGCGCCATGGTCGAATCCGGCGCCGGGCTGGCGGTGATCGATCCGTTCACCGCCCTCGGCGCCTCGCCCGCCAGCACCGCGATCCGCCCGCTGACGCCGGCGCTGCCGATCACCCTGTACGCCGTGACCCGCGCCGCGGAGGCGCTGCCGCATACCTTGCGTAGCCTGCTGGAGATTTTTGGTGGGCGGGCGCAGGAGCAGTTGGATCGGTTGATGACCGGGGATTGA
- the trhA gene encoding PAQR family membrane homeostasis protein TrhA, whose translation MYHGERLNAWTHLVGAVAALVGGIWLVVLASLDGSPWKIVSVAIYGFTLLVLYSVSTVYHSVRGRAKNIMQKVDHFSIYLLIAGSYTPFCLVTLRGPWGWTLFGIVWGLALIGILQEIKPRSEARILSIVIYAVMGWIVLVAVKPLLAALGIAGFIWLAAGGVLYTVGIIFFALDSRLRHAHGIWHLFVIAGSLLHFVAILFYVL comes from the coding sequence ATGTATCACGGGGAAAGACTCAACGCCTGGACGCACCTGGTCGGTGCGGTGGCGGCACTTGTCGGGGGAATCTGGCTGGTGGTGCTGGCCAGCCTTGACGGCAGCCCATGGAAAATCGTCAGCGTCGCCATCTACGGCTTCACCCTGCTGGTGTTGTACAGCGTCTCGACCGTCTACCACAGCGTGCGCGGGCGGGCGAAAAACATCATGCAGAAAGTCGATCACTTCTCCATCTACCTGCTGATCGCCGGCAGCTATACGCCGTTCTGCCTGGTGACCCTGCGCGGACCCTGGGGCTGGACGCTGTTCGGCATCGTCTGGGGGCTGGCGCTGATCGGCATCCTGCAGGAGATCAAGCCGCGCTCCGAGGCGCGGATCCTGTCCATCGTGATCTATGCGGTGATGGGCTGGATCGTGCTGGTGGCGGTCAAGCCGCTGCTGGCGGCCCTGGGCATCGCCGGTTTCATCTGGCTGGCGGCGGGCGGGGTGCTCTACACCGTCGGCATTATCTTCTTTGCCCTGGACAGCCGTTTGCGCCATGCCCATGGGATCTGGCACCTGTTCGTGATCGCCGGCAGTTTGCTGCACTTCGTGGCGATCTTGTTTTACGTGTTGTGA
- a CDS encoding LysR substrate-binding domain-containing protein, producing the protein MLIDEELTLKKLEVFLAFMRTGNLARAAAELQTSNVSVHRAIHSLESALRCPLFKHEGRNLTPLESAFVLEERAQKLIQDVVESVRLTREAAGFSAERFKLGSLYSLTVKTVPQLIMGLKLRRSELNIDLILGSNIDLLYKLKNMEVDAILVSLDDSVSDPDCEQIPLFSDDIFLATPADSPFAQQAEVDLSDVRDATFITLTQGFATHQDGVRVFKQAGFEPKVAMQVNDIFTLLSMVSSGVGYALLPGRIAAVYENRVKLIALQPRYRLQQHIGVVFLKAKERDPNLLALLAECRMYSRGS; encoded by the coding sequence ATGCTGATCGATGAAGAACTGACCCTGAAGAAGCTCGAGGTGTTCCTCGCGTTCATGCGCACCGGCAACCTGGCCCGCGCCGCCGCCGAGTTGCAGACCAGCAATGTCAGCGTGCACCGGGCCATTCACTCCCTGGAAAGCGCCCTGCGCTGCCCGCTGTTCAAGCATGAAGGACGCAACCTGACCCCGCTGGAAAGCGCCTTCGTCCTCGAAGAGCGGGCGCAGAAACTGATCCAGGACGTGGTCGAAAGCGTGCGCCTGACCCGCGAAGCCGCGGGTTTCTCGGCGGAGCGCTTCAAGCTCGGCTCGCTCTATTCATTGACGGTGAAGACCGTGCCGCAGCTGATCATGGGCTTGAAGCTGCGCCGCAGCGAGCTGAACATCGACCTGATCCTGGGCTCCAACATCGACCTGCTGTACAAGCTCAAGAACATGGAAGTTGACGCCATCCTGGTGTCGCTGGACGACAGCGTCAGCGACCCGGACTGCGAACAGATCCCGCTGTTCTCCGACGATATCTTCCTCGCCACGCCCGCCGATTCGCCGTTCGCCCAACAGGCCGAGGTCGACCTCAGCGATGTGCGCGACGCGACCTTCATCACCCTCACCCAGGGCTTCGCCACCCACCAGGACGGTGTGCGAGTGTTCAAGCAGGCGGGGTTCGAGCCGAAGGTGGCGATGCAGGTCAACGACATCTTCACCCTGCTGAGCATGGTCAGCTCGGGGGTGGGTTATGCCCTGTTGCCGGGAAGGATCGCCGCGGTGTACGAAAACCGCGTGAAGCTGATTGCGCTGCAGCCGCGCTACCGGCTGCAACAGCATATCGGCGTGGTGTTTCTCAAGGCCAAGGAACGCGATCCGAACCTGCTGGCGTTGTTGGCGGAGTGCCGGATGTATTCGCGGGGGTCATAA
- the madM gene encoding malonate transporter subunit MadM — MWDLIEKGLEHNGLVTAFAFVGVIMWVSVLLSRHLTFGRVHGSAIAIVIGLVLAWVGGTLTGGQKGLADLTLFSGIGLMGGAMLRDFAIVATAFEVQATEARKAGMIGAIALLLGTVLPFIVGASIAWAFGYRDAVSMTTIGAGAVTYIVGPVTGAAIGASSDVVALSIATGLIKAILVMVGTPMAARWMGLDNPRSAMVFGGLAGTVSGVTAGLAATDRRLVPYGALTATFHTGLGCLLGPSLLFFIVRGLVG; from the coding sequence ATGTGGGATCTGATCGAGAAAGGCCTGGAACACAATGGCCTGGTCACGGCCTTCGCCTTCGTCGGCGTAATCATGTGGGTCTCGGTGCTGCTGTCCAGGCACCTGACCTTTGGCCGGGTACACGGCTCGGCCATCGCCATCGTCATCGGGCTGGTGCTGGCCTGGGTCGGTGGCACGCTCACCGGCGGGCAAAAGGGCCTGGCGGACCTGACGCTGTTCTCCGGCATCGGCCTGATGGGCGGCGCCATGCTGCGCGATTTCGCGATTGTCGCCACGGCCTTCGAAGTGCAGGCCACCGAGGCGCGCAAGGCCGGGATGATCGGCGCCATCGCGTTGCTGCTGGGGACGGTGCTGCCGTTCATTGTCGGCGCAAGCATCGCCTGGGCCTTCGGCTATCGCGATGCGGTGAGCATGACCACCATCGGCGCCGGCGCGGTGACCTACATCGTCGGGCCGGTGACCGGGGCGGCGATCGGCGCCAGTTCCGATGTGGTGGCGCTGTCCATCGCCACGGGGCTGATCAAGGCGATCCTGGTGATGGTCGGCACGCCCATGGCGGCGCGCTGGATGGGCCTGGACAATCCGCGTTCGGCGATGGTCTTCGGTGGCCTGGCGGGCACCGTCAGCGGGGTGACCGCGGGCCTGGCGGCGACCGACCGGCGCCTGGTGCCTTATGGCGCGCTGACCGCGACCTTCCATACCGGGTTGGGTTGCCTGTTGGGGCCTTCGTTGCTGTTTTTTATCGTGCGCGGGTTGGTTGGCTGA
- the madL gene encoding malonate transporter subunit MadL: MIIYGVALLAICTLAGVIIGDLLGVLLGVKSNVGGVGIAMILLICARLWMHRHGGMTKDCEMGVGFWGAMYIPVVVAMAAQQNVVTALHGGPVAVLAAIGSVLLCGGTIALISRTHKGEPLPDEPQTAAPGATPAGGR; this comes from the coding sequence ATGATTATCTACGGTGTGGCGCTGCTGGCGATCTGTACGCTGGCAGGGGTGATTATCGGTGACCTGCTCGGCGTGTTGCTGGGCGTCAAATCCAACGTCGGCGGGGTCGGCATCGCCATGATCCTGCTGATCTGCGCGCGCCTGTGGATGCACCGGCACGGTGGCATGACCAAGGATTGCGAGATGGGCGTCGGCTTCTGGGGCGCCATGTACATCCCGGTGGTGGTGGCCATGGCCGCGCAACAGAACGTGGTCACCGCCTTGCACGGCGGCCCGGTGGCGGTGCTGGCGGCCATCGGCTCGGTGCTGCTGTGCGGCGGCACCATTGCCCTGATCAGTCGTACCCACAAAGGCGAACCGTTGCCGGACGAGCCGCAAACAGCGGCGCCCGGCGCCACTCCGGCCGGGGGACGCTGA
- the mdcH gene encoding malonate decarboxylase subunit epsilon → MSSLLVFPGQGAQQPGMLHRLPQSAVADACLQQASEVLGEDVLTLDTPEALASTRAVQLCLLIAGVVHARVLLEQGPGADYVAGLSIGAYPAAVVAGALAFGDALRLVSLRGELMQQAYPQGYGMTAILGLELATVEALLAQVHSPEQPVYLANINADNQVVIAGSDAAMARVAELARGCGVGVAKRLAVSVPSHCPLLEAPARALAQAFSQVALQPPRLGYLSGSRARPLRTPEQLRDDLAFNMCRVVDWRGTVQSAYERGVRLQIELPPGAVLTALARRVFEQGTVIACDGARLDTLQALLREEVDRQP, encoded by the coding sequence GTGAGCAGCCTGCTGGTATTCCCGGGCCAGGGCGCGCAGCAGCCGGGGATGCTGCATCGCCTGCCCCAGAGCGCTGTGGCGGATGCCTGCCTGCAACAGGCCAGCGAGGTGCTGGGCGAGGACGTCCTGACCCTGGACACGCCCGAGGCCCTGGCCAGCACCCGCGCCGTGCAGCTGTGCCTGCTGATCGCCGGCGTGGTTCATGCCCGGGTGCTGCTGGAACAGGGGCCGGGGGCGGATTACGTGGCGGGCCTGTCGATTGGCGCCTACCCCGCGGCGGTGGTGGCCGGGGCCCTGGCGTTCGGCGATGCGCTGCGTCTGGTCAGCCTGCGCGGCGAGCTAATGCAGCAAGCCTATCCCCAGGGTTACGGGATGACCGCGATCCTCGGCCTGGAACTGGCGACGGTGGAGGCTTTGCTGGCCCAGGTACATAGCCCGGAGCAGCCGGTGTACCTGGCCAATATCAATGCCGACAACCAGGTGGTGATCGCCGGCAGCGACGCCGCCATGGCCCGGGTTGCCGAGCTGGCCCGGGGCTGTGGGGTCGGGGTCGCCAAGCGCCTGGCGGTCAGCGTGCCGTCCCATTGCCCGCTGCTGGAGGCGCCAGCCCGGGCCCTGGCGCAGGCGTTTTCCCAGGTGGCGCTACAACCGCCGCGCCTGGGTTACCTGAGCGGCAGCCGTGCGCGGCCGCTGCGTACGCCGGAGCAGTTGCGCGACGACCTGGCCTTCAACATGTGCCGGGTGGTGGACTGGCGCGGCACCGTGCAAAGCGCCTACGAGCGCGGCGTGCGGCTGCAGATCGAACTGCCGCCCGGGGCGGTGCTGACGGCCCTGGCGCGCCGGGTGTTCGAGCAAGGCACCGTGATTGCCTGCGACGGTGCCCGGCTCGACACCCTGCAAGCGCTGTTGCGTGAGGAGGTAGACCGCCAACCCTAG
- a CDS encoding malonate decarboxylase holo-ACP synthase: MVSAVNDALLPHDLLWGLTPRQLPADAPAWAVAAMAAGQPVVVRRALTAAGQVAVGVRGQQREQRYATLMTLAAIERRVRPEDLRHAESDHAWPALQALAELRGPLDACGWAWGVSGSAGFELASGVPALHRHSDLDLILRTEQPMNREQARALLALLDTGICPVDMQLQTPHGAVALREWAGASARVLLKSASGARLVSDPWQPLEQVA, from the coding sequence ATGGTGAGCGCCGTGAACGATGCCTTGTTGCCCCACGACCTGCTGTGGGGCCTGACCCCGCGGCAATTACCCGCCGATGCCCCGGCCTGGGCAGTGGCGGCCATGGCCGCGGGGCAGCCGGTGGTGGTGCGCCGCGCGCTGACCGCGGCGGGGCAGGTGGCGGTAGGCGTGCGTGGACAACAACGTGAACAACGTTATGCAACGCTGATGACGCTGGCAGCCATCGAACGCCGGGTGCGACCGGAGGACCTGCGTCACGCCGAGTCGGATCATGCCTGGCCAGCCCTTCAGGCATTGGCCGAGTTGCGCGGGCCGCTGGACGCCTGTGGCTGGGCCTGGGGCGTCAGCGGCAGCGCCGGGTTCGAGCTGGCCAGCGGTGTGCCGGCCTTGCATCGACACAGCGACCTGGACCTGATCCTGCGCACTGAACAGCCCATGAACCGGGAACAGGCCCGGGCGTTGCTGGCGCTGCTCGATACCGGCATTTGCCCGGTGGATATGCAATTGCAGACGCCTCATGGCGCCGTGGCCCTGCGCGAGTGGGCCGGGGCCTCGGCCCGGGTGCTGCTGAAAAGTGCCAGCGGCGCGCGGCTGGTCAGCGATCCGTGGCAGCCATTGGAGCAGGTGGCGTGA
- the mdcE gene encoding biotin-independent malonate decarboxylase subunit gamma, with amino-acid sequence MSAYSLRGLNWFHALSAGAAPVTGLPASLKVADAVLAQQPVRFIAVVADPENPFVRARNGEVGLLEGWGLAKAVDEAIEADREQSVKRALIAIVDVPSQAYGRREEALGIHQALAAAADSYARARLAGHPVIGLLVGKAMSGAFLAHGYQANRLIALRDPGVMVHAMGKASAARVTLRSVEELEALAASVPPMAYDIDSYASLGLLWETLEVSQIEQPGADDLARVRQCLEQAIADARAHGRDLSGRLGASNRGASSRVRQLLREQW; translated from the coding sequence ATGAGTGCTTATTCCCTGAGGGGCCTGAACTGGTTCCACGCCCTGAGCGCGGGGGCTGCCCCGGTGACCGGTTTGCCGGCGTCGCTGAAGGTGGCGGATGCCGTGCTGGCGCAGCAGCCGGTGCGTTTTATCGCCGTGGTCGCCGACCCTGAAAACCCCTTCGTGCGGGCGCGCAACGGCGAGGTCGGCCTGCTGGAAGGCTGGGGCCTGGCCAAGGCGGTGGACGAGGCGATCGAGGCCGACCGCGAGCAGAGCGTCAAACGCGCGCTGATCGCCATTGTCGACGTGCCAAGCCAGGCCTATGGGCGGCGCGAGGAAGCGTTGGGCATCCACCAGGCCCTGGCCGCGGCTGCCGACAGTTACGCCCGGGCCCGGCTGGCCGGGCACCCGGTGATCGGCCTGCTGGTGGGCAAGGCCATGTCCGGGGCCTTCCTGGCCCACGGTTACCAGGCCAACCGCCTGATCGCCCTGCGCGATCCGGGGGTGATGGTGCATGCCATGGGCAAGGCCTCGGCGGCGCGGGTCACCCTGCGCAGCGTCGAGGAACTGGAGGCCCTGGCCGCCAGCGTGCCGCCCATGGCCTATGACATCGACAGCTATGCCAGCCTCGGCCTGCTCTGGGAGACCCTGGAGGTCAGCCAGATCGAGCAGCCCGGCGCGGACGATCTGGCGCGGGTACGGCAATGCCTGGAGCAGGCGATTGCCGATGCGCGGGCGCATGGCCGCGACCTGTCGGGCCGTCTGGGCGCCAGCAATCGCGGCGCGTCCAGCCGGGTCCGCCAGCTGTTGCGCGAGCAATGGTGA
- a CDS encoding biotin-independent malonate decarboxylase subunit beta, translated as MTDSARLLNKHSFVELGARQRARALLDAGSFRELLDPFQRVMSPWLARQGVVPQADDGVVIGKGSIDGLPVVIAAIEGAFQGGSLGEVGGAKIAGALELAAEDNRKGIATRAVLLLETGGVRLQEANLGLAAIADIHAAIVDLRQYQPVIGIVAGSVGCFGGMSIAAGLCSSLLVTQEARLGLNGPQVIEQEAGLEEYDSRDRPFIWSLTGGEQRFASGLADRYVADDVAQIRQQLGELLAQGLPTAQRSRQAERYLQCLSRLDSRPQIDPATVRQLYRGDH; from the coding sequence ATGACTGACAGCGCCCGTTTGCTCAATAAGCACAGCTTCGTCGAGCTCGGCGCCCGGCAGCGCGCCAGGGCCCTGCTCGACGCCGGCAGCTTTCGCGAATTGCTCGACCCCTTCCAGCGCGTCATGTCGCCGTGGCTGGCGCGTCAGGGCGTGGTGCCCCAGGCCGATGACGGCGTGGTGATCGGCAAAGGCAGCATCGACGGCCTGCCGGTGGTGATCGCCGCCATCGAAGGCGCGTTCCAGGGCGGCAGCCTCGGCGAGGTCGGCGGGGCGAAGATCGCCGGCGCCCTGGAACTGGCGGCCGAGGACAACCGCAAGGGCATTGCGACCCGTGCGGTATTGCTGCTGGAAACCGGCGGCGTGCGCCTGCAGGAGGCCAATCTCGGGCTGGCGGCGATTGCCGACATTCACGCGGCGATCGTCGACTTGCGCCAGTACCAGCCGGTGATCGGCATCGTCGCCGGCAGCGTCGGTTGTTTTGGCGGCATGTCGATTGCCGCCGGGCTGTGCAGTTCGCTGCTGGTGACCCAGGAGGCGCGGCTGGGCCTCAATGGCCCGCAGGTGATCGAGCAGGAAGCGGGCCTTGAGGAATACGACTCCCGCGACCGGCCTTTCATCTGGAGCCTGACCGGCGGCGAGCAGCGCTTCGCCAGCGGCCTGGCGGACCGTTATGTGGCCGACGACGTGGCGCAGATCCGCCAGCAGCTCGGCGAGCTGCTGGCCCAGGGGCTGCCCACCGCACAGCGCAGCCGCCAGGCCGAACGCTACCTGCAATGCCTGTCGCGGCTGGACAGCCGCCCACAGATCGACCCGGCGACGGTTCGCCAGCTGTATCGAGGAGACCACTGA
- a CDS encoding malonate decarboxylase subunit delta, protein METLSFEFPAGQPARGRALVGCVGSGDLEVLLEPGQPGKLSIQVQTSVNGSASRWQHLFERMFDGQTPPALSIDIHDFGATPGVVRLRLEQGFEEIGHD, encoded by the coding sequence ATGGAAACCTTGTCTTTCGAATTTCCCGCCGGGCAACCCGCCCGGGGCCGGGCGCTGGTGGGCTGTGTCGGCTCGGGCGATCTGGAAGTGCTGCTCGAGCCCGGGCAGCCCGGCAAGCTGAGCATCCAGGTGCAGACTTCGGTCAACGGCAGCGCCTCGCGCTGGCAACACCTGTTCGAGCGCATGTTCGACGGCCAGACGCCGCCGGCGCTGAGTATCGACATCCATGATTTCGGCGCCACCCCCGGCGTGGTGCGCCTGCGCCTGGAGCAAGGTTTCGAGGAGATCGGCCATGACTGA